A region from the Desulfomarina profundi genome encodes:
- a CDS encoding TAXI family TRAP transporter solute-binding subunit: protein MKRTASLMAAIAFGCVTALSSATSVMAADQTFVTIGTGGVTGVYYPTGGAIARLVNKGKKEHGLRATVESTGGSIYNLNAIRAGELDMGVAQSDWQYHAYHGTSKFEKQGPNKDLRSVFSIHSEPFTVVARADAGIKNFKDLKGKRVNIGNPGSGQRGTMEVVMKKMGWKKSDFKLASELKAAEQSKALCDNKIDAMVYVVGFPNGSIKEATTSCDAVLVNVEGPEIDALVAEKPYYKKAVIPGGMYRGTDADTKTFGVAATFVTSSKVPEKVIYNIVKAVFENFDQFKKLHPAFATLKKEEMIKAGLSAPLHAGAVKYYKEAGLM from the coding sequence ATGAAACGGACAGCATCTTTAATGGCAGCAATTGCATTTGGTTGTGTCACTGCGTTGAGTTCAGCAACCAGTGTCATGGCAGCTGATCAGACCTTTGTGACCATCGGCACCGGTGGTGTTACGGGTGTTTATTATCCCACAGGTGGTGCAATCGCACGGTTGGTAAACAAAGGTAAGAAAGAACATGGACTTCGTGCGACAGTTGAAAGTACAGGTGGTTCTATATACAACCTGAATGCAATCAGGGCCGGTGAGCTTGATATGGGTGTTGCCCAGTCTGACTGGCAGTATCATGCTTATCATGGAACCAGCAAGTTTGAAAAGCAGGGACCAAATAAGGATCTGCGTTCAGTATTTTCCATCCATTCAGAACCGTTTACCGTTGTTGCCAGGGCGGATGCCGGTATAAAGAATTTTAAAGACCTGAAAGGAAAGCGGGTTAATATAGGTAATCCGGGTTCCGGACAGCGTGGTACCATGGAAGTTGTCATGAAAAAAATGGGCTGGAAGAAATCTGATTTCAAACTGGCCTCTGAGCTTAAGGCAGCTGAACAGTCCAAGGCTCTCTGTGATAACAAGATTGATGCCATGGTATATGTCGTGGGTTTTCCGAATGGTTCCATCAAAGAGGCAACCACTTCCTGTGATGCTGTTCTGGTCAACGTTGAAGGACCTGAAATTGATGCGCTGGTTGCAGAAAAGCCCTATTACAAAAAAGCAGTTATTCCCGGTGGCATGTACAGGGGAACTGATGCCGATACCAAAACGTTTGGTGTTGCTGCAACATTCGTAACGTCCTCCAAGGTACCTGAGAAGGTTATCTATAATATAGTTAAAGCTGTTTTCGAGAATTTCGACCAGTTTAAAAAGCTCCATCCTGCCTTTGCGACCTTGAAGAAAGAGGAAATGATCAAAGCCGGTCTTTCCGCTCCTCTTCATGCGGGTGCCGTCAAGTATTATAAAGAAGCAGGTCTGATGTAA
- the larC gene encoding nickel pincer cofactor biosynthesis protein LarC yields MSSPANEKICYADCFSGISGDMFLGALLHCGLDRELLLNDIDKLGLEEIEFSVVNEKESSISCCRVLIRSRRKQELRTLPVIINKLEKSGLDDSICSKAAAVFTAIAEAEARIHNMPVEKVHFHEIGAVDTIIDVVGTLAGLHHLSVSTLYASPLPMGRGFVNCSHGKIPLPAPAVTELLHDIPVYGVNIQQELVTPTGAALLKVLAGDFGPMPPMTISATGYGGGSHVLPDNQPNLLRLVIGYGRQVKESQEVLVIETNLDDWNPETFPFLCEKLFSEKALDVSLTPILMKKGRPGYSLQVICHPSGGPGIKNTILRETTSIGLRFRKESRQTMPRKTVSIATPWGAIKAKKVQGPDRPVIYPEYEECRKIALKNNVTLQEVYDSVRCGKEGSS; encoded by the coding sequence GTGAGCAGTCCGGCGAACGAAAAAATCTGTTACGCAGACTGCTTTTCCGGTATAAGCGGGGACATGTTCCTGGGTGCTCTGCTGCATTGTGGGCTTGACCGGGAACTCCTGCTGAATGATATCGACAAACTTGGTCTTGAAGAAATTGAATTCTCAGTTGTAAATGAGAAAGAATCCTCAATTTCATGCTGCAGGGTTTTAATACGCTCCCGGCGAAAGCAGGAACTCCGCACCCTGCCCGTCATAATAAACAAGCTTGAAAAAAGTGGGCTTGATGACTCCATCTGTTCAAAAGCGGCTGCGGTTTTTACAGCTATTGCCGAAGCCGAGGCACGAATCCATAATATGCCGGTGGAAAAAGTCCACTTTCATGAAATCGGTGCTGTTGATACCATAATAGATGTTGTAGGCACCCTTGCCGGCCTCCACCATCTTTCTGTTTCCACCCTTTACGCCTCACCGCTTCCCATGGGCCGTGGATTTGTCAACTGCTCCCATGGGAAAATACCCCTGCCCGCACCCGCTGTTACTGAATTGCTACACGATATCCCTGTTTATGGTGTCAATATTCAACAGGAACTGGTTACACCGACCGGAGCGGCACTGCTCAAGGTACTGGCAGGTGATTTCGGTCCAATGCCCCCCATGACAATATCCGCAACCGGTTATGGAGGCGGCAGCCATGTTTTGCCTGATAATCAACCCAATCTGCTGCGACTTGTCATCGGATATGGCAGGCAGGTCAAAGAGAGCCAGGAAGTGCTGGTCATCGAAACAAATCTGGATGACTGGAACCCGGAGACCTTTCCTTTTCTCTGCGAAAAACTGTTTTCCGAAAAAGCCCTGGATGTCAGCCTCACTCCTATTCTGATGAAAAAGGGCCGGCCGGGATACTCTCTACAGGTTATCTGTCATCCGTCAGGCGGACCGGGGATAAAAAATACAATTCTCAGGGAAACTACGTCCATAGGTCTGCGTTTTCGAAAAGAATCAAGGCAGACCATGCCCAGGAAAACTGTGAGTATTGCAACACCCTGGGGTGCTATCAAGGCTAAAAAGGTCCAGGGACCGGACAGGCCTGTTATTTATCCGGAATATGAAGAGTGCAGAAAAATCGCACTCAAAAACAATGTCACCCTGCAGGAGGTTTATGACAGTGTGCGATGCGGGAAAGAGGGATCATCATGA
- a CDS encoding MipA/OmpV family protein → MQKLLLPPALSYLPGDFFQADRDNLRTIFYKNSKLETDISMWGNPPVPGDNRAREGMEDLDALLEIGPALRYYFHRDGISDGLYLKGAVRTVFSAGWDGGPDIHYQGLHSDIYLIFKNNSLFSAQQLRFHLSAGLHFGDATFNEYFYEVGEKDALPGRNVYSTGGGYSGFSLAGSFVKRFTPTVSFGCYGRWDNISGAEYENSPLVKENNNYTIGAMLIFTLLQSERLLP, encoded by the coding sequence ATACAAAAATTACTTCTTCCCCCTGCCCTATCTTATTTACCGGGGGACTTTTTTCAGGCAGACAGAGACAACCTTCGCACTATATTTTACAAAAACAGCAAACTGGAAACAGATATCTCCATGTGGGGAAATCCACCTGTACCTGGAGACAACAGAGCAAGAGAAGGAATGGAGGACCTTGACGCCCTCCTGGAGATCGGACCAGCTCTGAGATATTATTTCCACAGGGATGGTATCAGCGATGGTTTATACCTCAAAGGAGCCGTACGGACAGTTTTTTCTGCCGGCTGGGACGGAGGCCCCGACATCCATTACCAGGGACTGCACAGTGATATTTATCTTATTTTTAAGAACAATTCACTTTTTTCAGCACAGCAACTTCGCTTTCATCTCAGTGCAGGACTGCATTTTGGCGACGCAACATTCAACGAATATTTCTATGAGGTTGGTGAAAAAGATGCTCTCCCTGGGAGAAACGTATATTCTACGGGAGGAGGATATTCCGGTTTTTCCTTGGCCGGTTCTTTTGTGAAACGATTTACTCCGACAGTCAGTTTCGGTTGTTATGGGAGGTGGGACAATATCAGTGGTGCAGAATATGAAAACAGTCCTCTGGTGAAAGAGAATAATAATTACACAATCGGTGCCATGCTTATTTTCACCCTGCTGCAATCCGAAAGACTGCTGCCGTAA
- a CDS encoding phosphatidylglycerophosphatase A family protein — protein sequence MNKIIIALATGCGVGMIPVAPGTWGSLASLIPWFFIKDFSLPAYLLILLFVFVIGFFVSGSAEKILDRPDAGPIVIDEILGMFITLTLAPNGPGSWILGFALFRIFDIFKPFPVSWFDKKIHGGIGIMMDDVMAGLYALAALQLIYLIF from the coding sequence ATGAATAAAATCATCATTGCTCTGGCCACAGGCTGCGGTGTGGGAATGATCCCCGTGGCGCCGGGTACATGGGGATCACTGGCTTCCCTCATCCCCTGGTTTTTTATAAAAGACTTTTCACTTCCTGCCTACCTTCTGATTCTGCTCTTCGTCTTTGTTATCGGTTTTTTTGTCTCAGGGTCTGCTGAAAAAATACTTGACCGACCCGATGCGGGTCCAATAGTAATCGATGAAATTCTCGGCATGTTCATAACCCTCACCCTGGCCCCGAATGGTCCTGGCAGCTGGATTCTCGGCTTTGCTCTTTTCCGGATTTTCGATATCTTCAAACCCTTTCCCGTCTCCTGGTTCGACAAAAAAATCCATGGAGGTATTGGCATCATGATGGATGATGTCATGGCCGGACTCTACGCACTGGCTGCCCTGCAGCTTATCTACCTGATCTTTTAA
- the def gene encoding peptide deformylase, with translation MTIQKIYKYPEPVLRQKTEKITLFDKELTTLADDMAETMYDAPGIGLAAPQIGKSVKLIVVDISEDREEDQEFMALVNPEITQREGEQLDEEGCLSVPELTAKVKRARKITLSYLDLEGNPQELTAEDRFAVVLQHEIDHLNGILFLDHLSSLKRNLYKKKVRKWLANR, from the coding sequence ATGACCATTCAAAAAATATACAAATATCCCGAACCGGTTCTGCGACAGAAGACAGAAAAAATCACTCTCTTTGACAAGGAACTGACAACCCTTGCGGACGACATGGCCGAAACAATGTACGATGCCCCAGGCATCGGCCTGGCTGCGCCCCAGATTGGCAAGTCTGTAAAACTCATTGTAGTTGATATTTCAGAGGACCGTGAAGAAGATCAGGAATTCATGGCTCTGGTCAATCCGGAGATAACCCAACGGGAGGGTGAGCAACTTGACGAGGAAGGCTGCCTTTCCGTCCCCGAGCTCACAGCCAAGGTCAAGCGGGCGAGGAAAATCACTCTCTCCTACCTGGATCTGGAGGGAAACCCTCAGGAACTGACTGCGGAAGACCGCTTTGCCGTCGTCCTCCAACACGAAATTGATCATCTTAACGGCATTCTGTTTCTTGACCACCTCAGTTCTCTTAAACGAAACCTGTACAAGAAAAAAGTCAGGAAATGGCTGGCCAACAGATAG
- a CDS encoding DNA-3-methyladenine glycosylase encodes MRGLDPWPCSYTYLKGKRIKLFAPEVVYRDSDSSPGSLLEVNKNGLLINCGKNTLLIREIQPEGKKRMSVEAFLCGTPLKAGVVLSGQKPGKEQ; translated from the coding sequence ATCCGCGGACTTGATCCCTGGCCCTGCAGCTATACCTACCTGAAGGGGAAACGGATCAAACTGTTTGCCCCCGAGGTTGTGTACCGTGACAGTGACAGCTCTCCGGGATCCCTGCTTGAAGTCAATAAAAACGGCTTGCTGATCAATTGCGGAAAAAATACTCTTCTCATCAGGGAAATCCAGCCTGAAGGGAAAAAAAGAATGTCGGTGGAGGCATTTCTCTGCGGCACTCCCCTGAAAGCCGGAGTGGTTCTCTCCGGACAGAAACCCGGCAAAGAGCAGTGA
- the cydB gene encoding cytochrome d ubiquinol oxidase subunit II: MIGNLDLMTLQQIWWIICSVVGALFLFLTFVQGGQTLLWQVAGDEVERSLVINSLGRKWELTFTTLVLFGGALFAAFPKFYATSFGGAYWVWMLILFTFIVQAVSYEYRTKPGNLLGEKVYELFLFINGSVGILLIGAAVGTFFTGSNFTLNSLNQVVWTNALRGVEAAFSFFNLALGLFLVLNARTLGAMYLVNNIDFSEAPNLETRLRKACLQNFLYSLPFLLYVLVALLVIDGYGFDENGIVSMVSYKYMGNLLAMPVVLGMLLVGLILVIMGVLRTGLATSTKGIWFGGLGTVFVGLAIFFTAGFNNTAFYPSKVDLQSSLTIYNASSSHFTLTAMTYVAFMIPGVLAYVVYVWSQMDSKKIGMNDINDEKAY; encoded by the coding sequence ATGATTGGGAATCTGGATTTAATGACACTACAGCAGATCTGGTGGATTATCTGCTCGGTTGTGGGAGCCCTCTTTCTTTTCCTGACCTTTGTGCAAGGGGGACAGACCCTGCTCTGGCAGGTTGCGGGAGATGAGGTGGAACGATCCCTGGTAATAAACTCACTGGGCAGGAAATGGGAACTGACTTTTACCACCCTGGTTCTTTTTGGGGGAGCACTTTTTGCGGCTTTCCCGAAGTTCTATGCCACCAGTTTCGGTGGAGCATACTGGGTGTGGATGCTGATTCTTTTTACCTTTATTGTTCAGGCTGTAAGTTACGAATATCGTACCAAACCGGGCAATCTCCTGGGGGAAAAGGTGTATGAACTCTTTCTCTTTATTAACGGTTCAGTGGGTATTCTTCTCATCGGTGCGGCTGTCGGTACCTTTTTTACCGGTTCGAACTTTACCCTGAACAGTCTGAACCAGGTGGTGTGGACAAATGCCCTTCGGGGTGTGGAGGCTGCCTTTTCCTTTTTCAATCTGGCTCTGGGGCTGTTTCTTGTTTTGAATGCACGGACCCTCGGGGCCATGTACCTGGTCAATAATATAGATTTTTCCGAAGCACCGAATCTTGAAACACGCCTGCGCAAAGCCTGTCTGCAGAATTTTCTCTATTCCCTGCCGTTTCTTCTCTATGTACTGGTGGCTCTTCTTGTCATTGATGGCTACGGTTTTGACGAGAACGGGATTGTCAGCATGGTATCCTATAAATACATGGGTAATCTGCTGGCCATGCCGGTTGTACTGGGTATGCTGCTTGTTGGTCTTATTCTTGTTATTATGGGGGTTCTGCGAACCGGTCTTGCCACAAGCACAAAAGGTATCTGGTTTGGTGGTCTCGGCACGGTATTTGTTGGGCTCGCCATCTTTTTCACGGCGGGGTTCAATAATACGGCCTTTTATCCGTCAAAGGTGGATCTGCAGTCCAGTCTCACTATTTATAATGCCTCTTCAAGTCATTTCACTCTGACGGCGATGACTTATGTCGCCTTTATGATACCGGGTGTTCTGGCCTATGTCGTTTATGTCTGGAGCCAGATGGATTCGAAGAAGATCGGCATGAATGATATTAATGATGAAAAGGCTTATTAA
- a CDS encoding methionyl-tRNA formyltransferase, producing MPRQPLRIIFMGTPDFGASTLRALLKGPDEVVAVVTQPDRPKGRGKILTPPPVKLLAEENNIPVLQPTKIKTEEFRNGLRSYQPDLMVVTAYGRILPKPLLELAPMGCINVHGSLLPRHRGAAPIQWSILLGDEKVGVTIIKMDEGMDTGDILLKADMEPSPGKQPVPFSKNSLNLAAEPCSKP from the coding sequence ATGCCCAGGCAACCTTTACGCATTATTTTCATGGGAACCCCCGATTTTGGCGCATCAACGCTGCGGGCCCTTCTGAAAGGCCCTGATGAAGTCGTTGCTGTGGTCACTCAACCGGATCGCCCGAAAGGTCGTGGCAAAATACTGACGCCTCCTCCGGTCAAACTGCTGGCAGAGGAAAACAACATCCCGGTCCTCCAGCCCACAAAGATAAAAACAGAAGAGTTCAGGAACGGACTGCGCAGCTATCAGCCGGATCTCATGGTTGTTACAGCTTACGGCCGAATCCTCCCCAAACCCCTCCTTGAACTTGCACCGATGGGCTGTATCAACGTCCACGGCTCTCTTTTGCCTCGACACAGGGGAGCTGCTCCCATCCAGTGGTCAATTCTTCTTGGAGACGAAAAAGTTGGAGTGACCATAATTAAAATGGACGAGGGAATGGATACGGGAGATATTCTGCTGAAGGCCGACATGGAACCATCCCCCGGGAAACAGCCGGTACCCTTTTCAAAAAACTCGCTGAACTTGGCGGCGGAACCCTGCTCAAAGCCATAG